One Desulforhopalus sp. DNA segment encodes these proteins:
- a CDS encoding metallophosphatase family protein, with translation MRVAVFSDIHANMEALEAVLAHAALQHANRYVCLGDVIGYGANPNECIEMLRALPDCPCLLGNHEAAVLGIPINMRQEARQVIDWTRAILSKSGLWFLKEMEDLIKWQDIYFCHSNPYRPRNWYYVTEKTYISSSFARSKAKILFVGHTHVPVAITRRNFFCIYIRSPLHSMTVPAAQLNRQIFNCGSVGQPRDGDPRASYLIYDDELQVIEFYRVDYNYQRAAEKILAAGLPKSFATRLIDGL, from the coding sequence ATGAGAGTTGCAGTCTTTTCCGACATCCATGCAAACATGGAGGCACTTGAAGCGGTGCTTGCCCATGCTGCGTTACAGCACGCCAACCGCTATGTTTGCCTGGGCGATGTGATTGGCTATGGCGCCAATCCCAATGAATGCATCGAGATGTTGCGTGCCTTGCCCGATTGCCCATGCCTGCTCGGCAACCACGAGGCGGCGGTGTTGGGGATTCCCATCAATATGCGCCAGGAGGCCCGGCAGGTGATCGACTGGACCCGCGCCATCCTGTCAAAGTCGGGCCTCTGGTTTCTCAAGGAGATGGAGGACCTGATCAAGTGGCAGGATATCTACTTCTGCCATTCCAATCCATACCGGCCGCGCAACTGGTACTACGTCACGGAAAAGACCTATATCTCCAGTTCCTTTGCCCGCTCAAAGGCGAAGATCCTCTTTGTCGGCCATACCCATGTGCCGGTGGCCATCACCAGGAGGAATTTCTTCTGCATCTACATCCGCTCTCCGCTGCATTCCATGACCGTACCGGCGGCCCAGCTCAATAGGCAGATCTTTAATTGCGGCAGCGTCGGCCAACCCCGTGACGGTGACCCCCGTGCCTCGTATCTGATCTATGATGACGAACTGCAGGTCATCGAATTTTACCGGGTTGATTATAATTATCAGCGCGCCGCTGAAAAAATCCTTGCGGCCGGCCTGCCGAAGTCCTTCGCCACCCGGCTCATCGACGGACTGTAA
- a CDS encoding GNAT family N-acetyltransferase, which yields MTLTIHKGYIPGSIGRIVELHASYYSKLVGFGLPFETKVARELSEFCKRYNGERDGLWLALQDGNIEGAIAIDGSHAEQDGAHLRWFIASDTIRGTGVGTALLTSAMEFCQSQNYHRVYLWTFAGLGAARHLYEKFGFRQTLQQRGSQWGVEVNEQRFECLD from the coding sequence ATGACCCTGACAATTCACAAAGGCTACATACCCGGTTCCATCGGCAGGATCGTTGAACTTCACGCTTCTTACTACAGCAAACTCGTTGGATTTGGCCTGCCCTTTGAGACCAAGGTAGCGCGCGAGCTTTCCGAGTTCTGCAAGCGATATAACGGCGAGCGCGACGGCCTTTGGCTCGCACTGCAGGACGGCAATATTGAGGGGGCAATTGCAATCGATGGTTCCCACGCCGAGCAGGACGGAGCGCATCTTCGCTGGTTCATAGCTTCCGACACAATACGAGGAACAGGCGTTGGCACCGCCCTGCTGACTTCAGCGATGGAATTCTGTCAGTCGCAGAACTACCACCGGGTATATCTGTGGACTTTTGCAGGCCTTGGTGCTGCAAGGCACCTTTATGAGAAGTTTGGTTTTCGCCAAACCCTTCAGCAGCGCGGCTCTCAGTGGGGGGTAGAAGTAAATGAACAGCGATTTGAATGTCTGGACTGA
- a CDS encoding SulP family inorganic anion transporter: protein MENKRLFRFFPFLLWFPVQTTILRGDLIAGVTGALVLVPKAMAYAQLSGLPLYFGLYTAFIPAIIGALWGSSRQLATGPVAIVSLMTAAAVTPLAIPFSDEYIGFAMLLTLLVGIIQLGLGVMRLGSIVNFVSHPVILGFMNAAAIIIGLSQLDMLLGIPKGRSDHFLQDVWEMLGFLPQTHLPTLAMSAFALLLMLTLKKVPMLAKPSVLIAVAITTLLSYLAGYEHKTTVDIEAVSPPAARQFVINYDKTAKRINELSTTITSLSAKIREAEKTGDARQAAELRYQQDIAGLDRRSLETENDKRLNHIRKLTFVESQGENGAPDTFLQRGVDITAQTDNSRVWHIKKISAGHVLMAGGGDVVGTVPAGLPSFRLPSLDLEAVGQLFTGALIISLVAFMESISMAKAMAGKSKQRIDPNQELIGQGLANIGGSCFQAYPACGSFTGSAINLQAGAKTGLAMVFNGTFVAATLLFLTPCLYHLPKAVLAVIILLAVTGLVTPGALKHTWKANRADGVVAVVTFIVTLLAAPHLDKGILVGTTLAIGLYLYRTMAPRVAILGRYGDGTLRDIKVNPHLAVSPHVIAIRFDGSLYFANVAHFEDAVLAAVAGRRDARHLLVVGDGINHLDSSGEEMLHNLVSRLHESGVEVVFSGLKRQILEVMRATGLYQVIGEDNIFATEGQALAAISQRLGETAEDDALFAHP from the coding sequence ATGGAAAATAAAAGGCTCTTTCGCTTCTTCCCCTTCCTTCTCTGGTTTCCGGTTCAGACCACCATCCTGCGCGGCGACCTCATCGCCGGCGTCACCGGCGCCCTGGTGCTGGTACCAAAGGCCATGGCCTATGCCCAGCTGTCCGGGCTACCGCTGTATTTCGGCCTGTATACTGCCTTTATTCCGGCCATCATCGGCGCGCTGTGGGGCTCATCGCGGCAGCTTGCTACCGGCCCGGTGGCCATTGTATCGCTCATGACCGCCGCCGCGGTGACGCCACTGGCCATCCCTTTCTCGGACGAATACATTGGTTTTGCAATGCTTCTCACCCTTCTTGTCGGGATCATCCAGCTTGGCTTGGGGGTAATGCGGCTCGGAAGTATCGTCAATTTTGTCTCGCACCCGGTCATCCTCGGTTTCATGAACGCTGCGGCAATTATCATCGGCCTCTCCCAGCTGGATATGCTGCTCGGTATACCGAAGGGACGCAGCGACCATTTTCTCCAGGATGTCTGGGAAATGCTCGGGTTCCTGCCGCAAACCCACCTGCCGACCCTGGCGATGTCCGCCTTTGCCCTGCTGCTCATGCTGACTCTGAAAAAGGTGCCGATGCTGGCCAAGCCAAGCGTCTTGATCGCCGTGGCAATAACCACCCTCCTTAGCTATCTGGCGGGGTATGAACATAAAACCACCGTCGATATCGAGGCCGTCTCACCCCCTGCAGCCCGGCAATTCGTGATCAATTATGACAAGACCGCCAAGCGGATAAACGAACTCAGCACCACCATCACCAGCCTCTCCGCAAAGATCCGTGAAGCGGAAAAAACGGGTGATGCCCGCCAGGCAGCCGAACTTCGATACCAGCAGGATATTGCCGGACTCGATCGCCGTTCCCTGGAAACGGAAAACGACAAAAGATTGAACCATATCCGCAAGCTCACATTCGTCGAGAGCCAGGGCGAGAATGGCGCACCGGATACCTTTTTACAGCGTGGGGTGGACATAACAGCACAAACAGACAACAGCCGCGTCTGGCATATCAAGAAAATTTCCGCCGGCCATGTCCTGATGGCCGGCGGTGGCGATGTGGTCGGTACAGTGCCGGCCGGGCTGCCCTCCTTCCGTTTACCGAGCCTTGATCTTGAAGCCGTCGGACAACTTTTCACCGGCGCCCTGATCATCTCCCTCGTCGCCTTCATGGAGTCTATCTCCATGGCTAAAGCCATGGCCGGCAAGTCCAAACAACGCATCGACCCGAACCAGGAATTGATCGGCCAGGGGCTTGCCAACATCGGCGGCTCGTGTTTCCAGGCCTATCCGGCCTGCGGCTCCTTCACCGGCTCGGCCATCAACCTCCAGGCCGGCGCGAAGACCGGCCTGGCCATGGTCTTCAACGGCACCTTCGTCGCCGCAACCCTGCTTTTTCTCACCCCCTGCCTGTATCATCTTCCTAAGGCGGTGCTGGCGGTGATCATCCTGCTGGCGGTGACCGGTCTGGTCACCCCGGGAGCCCTGAAACACACCTGGAAGGCCAACCGGGCCGATGGCGTTGTCGCCGTGGTGACCTTTATCGTCACCCTCCTTGCCGCGCCCCATCTCGACAAGGGTATCCTGGTCGGCACGACCCTGGCCATCGGCCTCTACCTCTACCGGACCATGGCGCCGCGAGTCGCTATTCTTGGCCGCTACGGTGACGGCACCCTGCGCGACATCAAGGTCAACCCGCATCTGGCGGTCTCGCCCCATGTCATCGCCATCCGCTTCGATGGCTCCTTATACTTCGCCAACGTCGCCCACTTCGAGGATGCAGTCCTTGCCGCGGTGGCGGGCCGGCGTGATGCCAGACACCTCCTGGTCGTCGGCGACGGTATTAACCACCTGGATTCCTCGGGTGAGGAGATGCTCCATAATCTGGTATCGAGGCTGCACGAATCCGGCGTCGAGGTGGTATTCTCCGGCTTAAAGCGCCAGATCCTTGAGGTTATGCGGGCAACCGGTCTGTATCAGGTAATCGGTGAAGATAATATCTTCGCCACGGAGGGGCAGGCCCTTGCCGCCATCTCCCAACGCCTCGGCGAAACGGCCGAGGATGACGCCCTTTTTGCCCATCCATAA
- a CDS encoding UPF0149 family protein produces the protein MLPSKEKKTLEKLLRLAPEPEGAFTYDELCGFLFGLAMTPELISPAEWLPVIFGGELPEFRNDKQFVEMTDCLTSVYNRMVTGFHENNLHFPYDLGTLDDDLLEKVYGWVSGFEEALALREELWDPEEYPNLSGKKKEDLMHSIMTIQGLIDPTDIMEMFQNMPEDVFRETFPEASGEFADREMQVQVFLLATLPLAVETFQAHARTIEKQLSKKASGKTIPFPMHSAKPNQDSPCSCPGGGSCGSPPPKKKAKIIKVDFPKHGSKRPAPTAPVFQLKISLQGLKPPVWRRVQVPGNTTLARLHKVIQLCMGWTDSHMHEFLIDGNRYCMPDPDDFSDDDAGENEAKFTLESLQDKILAGFLYVYDFGDDWLHTITVEKVLAPDAGKDYPLLLAGKRACPPEDVGGVPGFLHLLEVLDNPEDEEYADLIDWLDEEYDPARFGKEEIALINVVLEEVYG, from the coding sequence ATGCTTCCCTCCAAAGAAAAGAAGACCCTCGAAAAACTCCTCCGCCTCGCCCCGGAACCGGAAGGGGCATTTACCTACGATGAACTCTGCGGTTTCCTGTTCGGCCTGGCCATGACCCCGGAGCTTATTTCTCCTGCTGAGTGGCTGCCGGTAATTTTCGGCGGCGAACTGCCGGAGTTCCGCAATGACAAGCAATTCGTGGAAATGACCGATTGCCTGACTAGTGTGTATAACCGCATGGTCACCGGTTTTCATGAAAACAACCTGCACTTTCCATACGATCTCGGCACACTTGACGACGACTTGCTGGAAAAGGTCTACGGCTGGGTATCGGGTTTCGAGGAGGCCCTTGCCCTGCGCGAGGAGTTGTGGGACCCGGAGGAATACCCCAACCTGTCCGGCAAGAAGAAAGAAGACCTGATGCACAGCATCATGACCATCCAGGGCCTGATCGACCCGACCGATATCATGGAAATGTTTCAGAACATGCCGGAAGATGTGTTCCGGGAGACCTTTCCCGAGGCCTCAGGAGAGTTCGCCGACCGGGAGATGCAGGTCCAGGTCTTTCTTCTCGCCACCCTGCCGTTGGCGGTGGAGACCTTTCAGGCCCACGCCCGGACCATCGAAAAGCAGTTGTCCAAGAAGGCTTCAGGGAAGACCATCCCCTTCCCCATGCATTCCGCCAAACCAAACCAGGACAGCCCCTGCTCCTGTCCCGGCGGCGGCTCGTGCGGCAGTCCTCCCCCGAAAAAAAAGGCCAAGATCATCAAGGTCGATTTCCCGAAGCACGGCAGTAAGCGGCCTGCACCCACCGCCCCGGTCTTCCAGCTGAAAATCAGCCTGCAGGGTCTAAAACCACCGGTCTGGCGCCGCGTCCAGGTCCCGGGCAACACCACCCTCGCGCGCCTGCACAAGGTCATCCAACTGTGCATGGGTTGGACGGACAGCCATATGCACGAATTCCTCATCGACGGCAACCGCTATTGCATGCCCGATCCGGATGACTTTTCAGACGATGATGCCGGCGAGAACGAGGCGAAGTTTACCCTGGAATCCCTGCAGGATAAGATCCTTGCCGGTTTCCTCTATGTCTATGATTTCGGTGACGACTGGCTGCACACCATCACCGTCGAAAAGGTCCTGGCGCCGGATGCCGGCAAGGATTATCCGCTATTGCTTGCCGGCAAGCGCGCCTGTCCGCCGGAGGATGTCGGCGGCGTGCCCGGATTCCTCCATCTTTTAGAGGTTCTCGACAACCCCGAGGATGAAGAATATGCCGACCTCATCGACTGGCTCGACGAGGAGTACGACCCGGCCCGTTTCGGCAAGGAAGAAATCGCCTTGATCAACGTGGTTCTTGAGGAAGTCTACGGGTAA
- a CDS encoding sulfurtransferase TusA family protein, with protein MTSSSTMPAWRFDDEFDGGEETCGRVIVNLYLYIRNQPPGRRILVISRDPGAPVELPAWCRMTKNQLTDVQHPYYLITLKPELIKE; from the coding sequence ATGACAAGCTCAAGCACCATGCCTGCCTGGCGATTCGATGATGAATTTGACGGCGGCGAAGAGACCTGCGGACGGGTCATCGTCAATCTGTATCTATACATTCGCAACCAGCCACCCGGTCGCCGCATTCTGGTTATTTCCCGCGATCCGGGGGCACCGGTGGAACTGCCCGCCTGGTGCCGGATGACCAAGAATCAGCTGACGGACGTGCAGCATCCCTATTACCTCATTACCCTCAAACCCGAACTGATCAAGGAGTAA
- the trxC gene encoding thioredoxin TrxC, translating into MTASNPLQVVCPHCGVVNRVPAQKLVDQPICGKCRDRLLAGKPIAAHDSSFQRFIDKSDLPVVVDFWAPWCGPCRQFAPVFSEIAAEMETQACFIKLDTEANQQTASRYQIRSIPTLALFHQGREVTRVSGAMSKSQFQQWLQQNLRQLKP; encoded by the coding sequence ATGACTGCCTCAAATCCTCTCCAGGTCGTTTGCCCGCATTGTGGAGTTGTCAACCGCGTGCCTGCACAAAAGCTTGTCGATCAGCCTATTTGCGGCAAATGCCGCGACAGGCTGCTTGCCGGAAAACCCATCGCGGCTCATGACAGCAGCTTTCAACGTTTTATCGACAAAAGTGATTTGCCCGTCGTAGTTGATTTCTGGGCACCCTGGTGCGGGCCTTGCCGGCAATTCGCCCCGGTTTTCAGTGAAATTGCCGCCGAGATGGAAACCCAGGCCTGTTTTATCAAACTGGATACAGAGGCTAATCAACAAACAGCCTCACGCTACCAGATCCGCTCAATACCGACCCTGGCCCTATTCCACCAAGGGCGCGAAGTGACAAGAGTATCCGGGGCCATGAGTAAGAGTCAGTTCCAGCAGTGGTTACAACAAAACCTCCGCCAGTTGAAACCGTAA
- a CDS encoding serine/threonine protein kinase, protein MQTPSETILTFGLADSLTALVNSLVSSFEIDTVPLTIGTVRNFVKNNPDKKICLVIYHIDSEHPRQTRVIQLIRDFVGPLVPFLVLVPEVNLGEIKRYLDAGADDFIELPLNESRFSISFLILLEMGQAMNQGQPRQDSVQPAIPGKENINRRGWTRIVHFFQEGLEFFSPKSLINTPVTASISNPWQPVRRLGTGGFGVVWLVQRQGTGRIAVAKIPHSPAMNIGVLRSAAILKRLVHHPNVVQLIEVVKDSGRFLLIQEYVEGQSLQELLERGISPLKKESYILQIVSVVAYAHQHKIMHRDIKPENIIINKAGQVKLLDFGIARDLSWQSAEGNSAGTINFMPPEQLAGKSCKASDVWAIGVIFYIFATNAVPFFQMNDHYPQDIDAENVESQAPHLINPAIDPELERIIMRCLEKDLGKRYENAIELENDLRETCPRLGLGEMLPE, encoded by the coding sequence GTGCAGACTCCCAGCGAAACCATACTGACATTCGGCCTGGCAGATTCGCTGACCGCTCTGGTCAATAGCCTGGTTTCGTCCTTTGAGATCGATACCGTTCCACTGACCATCGGCACCGTACGTAACTTCGTCAAAAACAACCCGGACAAGAAAATTTGTCTGGTCATTTACCATATCGACTCCGAACATCCCCGGCAAACCCGGGTCATCCAGCTCATTCGCGACTTCGTCGGTCCCCTGGTACCTTTCCTGGTGCTGGTTCCGGAAGTAAATCTCGGTGAAATCAAACGCTACCTCGATGCCGGGGCCGATGACTTTATCGAGCTGCCCCTCAATGAGAGCAGATTCTCCATAAGCTTTCTGATCCTCCTGGAGATGGGTCAGGCCATGAACCAGGGCCAACCCCGGCAGGACTCGGTACAGCCGGCAATACCGGGCAAGGAGAACATCAACCGGCGGGGCTGGACCCGGATAGTCCATTTTTTTCAGGAAGGTTTGGAGTTTTTCTCACCGAAATCGCTTATCAATACCCCGGTAACAGCAAGCATTTCCAACCCCTGGCAGCCTGTTCGCCGCCTCGGCACCGGTGGTTTCGGTGTGGTCTGGCTGGTGCAGAGGCAGGGTACGGGCCGCATCGCCGTGGCCAAAATACCCCACTCCCCCGCCATGAACATCGGGGTGCTACGCTCCGCCGCCATCCTGAAGAGGCTGGTTCACCACCCCAATGTCGTCCAGTTGATCGAAGTCGTCAAGGATAGCGGCCGCTTCCTCCTCATCCAGGAATACGTCGAAGGCCAAAGCCTGCAGGAGCTGCTGGAACGGGGGATTTCACCGCTTAAAAAAGAAAGTTATATCCTGCAGATCGTCTCGGTGGTCGCCTATGCCCACCAGCACAAGATCATGCACCGCGATATCAAGCCGGAAAACATCATCATCAACAAGGCGGGGCAGGTGAAACTCCTCGACTTCGGAATCGCCCGCGACCTCTCCTGGCAATCCGCCGAGGGCAATTCGGCCGGAACCATCAACTTCATGCCGCCTGAACAGCTCGCCGGTAAAAGCTGCAAGGCCAGCGATGTCTGGGCCATCGGGGTGATTTTCTATATCTTCGCCACCAATGCCGTCCCCTTTTTCCAGATGAACGACCACTATCCCCAGGATATCGATGCGGAAAACGTCGAGAGCCAGGCGCCGCATCTCATCAATCCGGCCATCGACCCTGAGCTGGAGCGAATCATCATGCGCTGCCTGGAAAAAGACCTCGGCAAACGCTATGAAAACGCTATTGAGCTGGAAAACGACCTGCGCGAGACCTGCCCTCGTCTCGGCCTTGGTGAAATGCTGCCGGAGTGA
- a CDS encoding universal stress protein has product MGRFSTSLLGETKVLLLATDGSHFSDGAVQEAIFFGQSCGAKVIVLHVIKTDAESLKSAESTVRRRRLELAPYFDGFRKMAKDSGVEYEIVVIGASNLEKAIIEQAQLRQANVILMGRHGKTGRLSLLIGRMTAKVIDLGFPRVLVVPKDFIISGAPRILVATDDSAGGQKAVEEALSLVQKNCTLQHLTVVSVARRESDISAAQQIVETTCLRVSQVGTQIVCEPLIETGDPAEIIVRAARERQIDMIVIGGQGKRGIKRKLLGQVTENVTGGAPCAVLVVNV; this is encoded by the coding sequence ATGGGGCGATTTTCAACGAGTCTCCTCGGCGAAACCAAGGTCCTGTTGCTTGCCACCGACGGCTCGCATTTCAGTGACGGCGCGGTACAGGAGGCGATATTTTTCGGCCAGTCATGCGGTGCCAAGGTGATTGTCCTGCATGTCATCAAGACCGACGCCGAATCCCTCAAATCGGCCGAATCAACGGTACGACGCCGCCGCCTCGAACTGGCTCCCTACTTCGACGGCTTCCGGAAAATGGCCAAAGACAGCGGCGTGGAATATGAGATCGTTGTTATCGGGGCAAGCAACCTGGAAAAAGCGATCATCGAACAGGCCCAGCTGCGTCAGGCCAATGTCATCCTCATGGGCCGTCACGGCAAGACCGGCCGCCTCTCGCTGCTCATCGGCCGGATGACCGCCAAGGTGATCGACCTCGGCTTTCCCCGGGTGCTGGTGGTGCCGAAAGACTTCATCATCTCCGGTGCCCCGCGTATCCTGGTGGCTACCGACGACTCGGCCGGCGGACAAAAGGCGGTGGAGGAGGCGCTCAGCCTGGTGCAGAAAAATTGCACCCTGCAACACTTGACTGTTGTCTCGGTGGCCAGGCGGGAAAGTGACATCTCCGCGGCGCAACAAATCGTCGAGACAACCTGCCTCAGAGTAAGTCAAGTTGGAACACAGATCGTTTGCGAACCTTTGATAGAAACTGGTGACCCGGCCGAAATCATCGTCCGGGCGGCCCGGGAGCGGCAGATCGATATGATCGTCATCGGCGGACAGGGCAAACGGGGCATAAAGAGAAAGCTCCTTGGCCAGGTCACCGAAAACGTTACCGGCGGCGCACCATGTGCGGTGCTGGTGGTCAACGTTTAG
- a CDS encoding nuclear transport factor 2 family protein, producing the protein MTPDEMKTLVERYIAAYNRMDVDEMLLTVHPDVEFKNISAGMVNASTTGISELRALAQQSLSLFTERQQVIESFQCEGSRAQVAIVFRAVVASDLPNGLKSGQVLNLTGRSEFEFHDGAISKITDIS; encoded by the coding sequence TTGACTCCCGATGAAATGAAAACGCTCGTTGAGAGATACATTGCGGCATATAACCGAATGGATGTCGACGAAATGCTCTTGACTGTTCATCCGGATGTTGAGTTCAAGAATATTTCGGCAGGCATGGTGAACGCAAGCACCACGGGTATTTCTGAACTCAGAGCCCTTGCCCAGCAATCGTTATCACTGTTCACCGAGAGGCAGCAGGTTATTGAGTCCTTTCAGTGCGAAGGGTCCAGGGCACAGGTTGCCATTGTATTTCGAGCAGTCGTCGCCAGCGATCTTCCGAACGGCTTAAAGAGCGGGCAAGTCCTGAATCTCACCGGTCGCTCGGAGTTCGAGTTCCACGATGGGGCAATCTCAAAAATCACAGACATCAGTTGA
- a CDS encoding AAA family ATPase, translating into MDTDNPLLQLAGEFVRDTGSNIFLTGKAGTGKTTFLHNIKKHSPKRMIVTAPTGVAAINAGGVTLHSFFQMPFGPFVPGSEHETRHKFSRDKINLIKSLDLLVIDEISMVRADLLDGVDSVLRRYRRSSLPFGGVQLLLIGDLHQLSPVVKDAEWRLLQSYYDSPYFFSSNALKGTELLTIELQHIYRQADRHFIDLLNRVRDNRLDANTLQELNKRHIAGFVDTKDQGYITLCTHNSNADAINSARLAGLPQKTHRFAAEIEGEFPEHSYPTAVTLELKTSAQVMFVRNDASPEKRFFNGKIGKITRISDKKVTVQCPDDNEEIVVEPATWENIEYSLNEETLEISENKIGAFIQYPLKLAWAITIHKSQGLTFDRAIIDAQAAFAHGQVYVALSRCRTLEGMVLSSPLAPRAIKTDHAVLRFVREAGECVPTQAQLTAAKIRYQQRLLLECFDFQRLQELLSRLIGTVERSGELVRVDGAGNLRDLQNQTVNDICSVGTNFRRQLQGMFTDGTEPAEDQAILDRLQKASVYFQEKFAAGIGGIAPALQVEADNKEIRKKAKDLCKWLQEETAVKIAAVGSCAPRFSPSEYLRAISSAEVTPAKEKREKSQTVEYSQSDIGHPLLFQQLKDWRSETATTENLAQYQVIHLKTLVQIAVHLPDSLAALSQLKGIGKKLAQKYGDDLVALVAAYRNQNAIQEVTLPEALPQEQGSPKEPEQVEAPKGPKIPTRLLTLELFNQGIAISEIAEKRGFVFTTIESHLAQCLEQGEITIDQLVAEDKRQALEEIVLPVLDKNLGEIKAIAGDAYTYGEIKYILAYLRRTTAKA; encoded by the coding sequence ATGGATACCGACAACCCCTTGCTGCAGCTTGCCGGTGAGTTCGTCCGGGACACCGGCAGCAATATCTTTCTGACGGGCAAGGCCGGTACCGGCAAGACCACCTTTCTCCACAACATCAAAAAGCACAGCCCGAAACGGATGATCGTCACCGCCCCCACCGGGGTGGCGGCGATCAACGCCGGCGGGGTTACCCTCCACTCCTTTTTCCAGATGCCCTTCGGGCCGTTCGTCCCGGGCAGCGAGCACGAAACCCGCCATAAATTCAGCCGCGACAAGATCAATCTGATCAAGAGCCTCGACCTGCTGGTGATCGACGAGATCAGCATGGTCCGCGCCGACCTCCTCGACGGGGTGGACAGCGTTCTCCGCAGGTATCGCCGCAGCAGCCTGCCCTTTGGCGGGGTGCAGCTGCTGCTGATCGGCGACCTGCACCAGCTGTCGCCGGTGGTCAAGGATGCCGAATGGCGGCTCCTGCAAAGCTACTACGACTCCCCCTATTTCTTCAGCAGCAATGCCCTGAAGGGGACCGAGCTGCTCACCATCGAACTGCAGCATATCTACCGCCAGGCCGACCGCCATTTTATCGACCTGCTCAACCGCGTCCGCGACAACCGCCTCGACGCCAACACCCTGCAGGAACTGAACAAGCGCCATATCGCGGGCTTTGTCGACACCAAAGACCAAGGCTATATCACCCTCTGCACCCATAACAGCAACGCCGACGCCATCAACAGCGCTCGACTGGCCGGGCTGCCGCAAAAGACCCACCGCTTTGCCGCCGAGATCGAAGGGGAGTTCCCGGAACACTCCTACCCGACCGCCGTCACCCTTGAATTGAAGACCTCGGCCCAGGTCATGTTCGTCCGCAACGACGCCTCACCGGAAAAACGATTTTTTAACGGCAAGATCGGCAAGATCACCCGTATCTCCGACAAAAAAGTCACGGTACAATGCCCCGACGACAACGAAGAAATCGTCGTCGAACCGGCTACCTGGGAGAATATCGAGTATTCCCTCAACGAGGAAACCCTAGAGATCAGCGAGAACAAGATCGGCGCCTTTATCCAATATCCGCTGAAACTCGCCTGGGCCATCACCATCCATAAAAGCCAGGGCCTGACCTTCGACCGGGCGATCATCGACGCCCAGGCGGCCTTTGCCCACGGCCAGGTGTATGTCGCCCTCAGCCGTTGCCGGACCCTGGAGGGCATGGTGCTCAGCTCGCCCCTTGCCCCCCGGGCGATTAAGACCGACCACGCCGTCCTCCGCTTTGTCCGGGAGGCAGGCGAATGTGTGCCGACACAGGCCCAGCTGACCGCGGCGAAGATCCGCTACCAGCAGCGGCTCCTCCTTGAATGCTTTGATTTTCAGCGGCTGCAGGAACTCCTTTCCCGGCTTATCGGCACGGTTGAGCGGAGCGGCGAGCTGGTGCGGGTGGACGGGGCCGGCAACCTCCGTGACCTGCAGAACCAGACGGTAAACGACATCTGCAGCGTCGGGACCAACTTCCGCCGGCAGCTGCAGGGGATGTTTACCGACGGCACCGAGCCTGCCGAAGACCAGGCGATCCTCGACCGCCTGCAGAAGGCCTCGGTCTATTTTCAGGAGAAGTTTGCGGCAGGTATCGGCGGGATAGCCCCGGCCTTGCAGGTGGAGGCCGACAACAAGGAAATCCGCAAAAAGGCCAAAGACCTGTGCAAATGGCTGCAGGAGGAAACCGCCGTAAAGATTGCGGCAGTGGGCAGCTGCGCGCCCCGGTTTTCGCCCTCGGAGTATCTGCGGGCAATCTCCTCGGCGGAGGTGACGCCTGCTAAGGAAAAGCGCGAAAAGTCGCAGACCGTCGAATATTCCCAATCAGATATCGGCCATCCACTCCTCTTCCAGCAATTGAAGGATTGGCGAAGCGAAACGGCCACGACCGAGAACCTTGCCCAATACCAGGTCATCCATCTGAAGACCCTGGTGCAGATCGCCGTCCATCTGCCGGACAGCCTCGCCGCCCTTTCGCAACTAAAGGGCATCGGCAAAAAACTTGCGCAAAAATACGGCGATGATCTGGTGGCCCTGGTGGCTGCCTATCGCAACCAAAACGCAATTCAGGAAGTCACCCTCCCCGAAGCCTTGCCGCAGGAACAAGGCTCCCCCAAGGAACCGGAGCAAGTGGAAGCGCCAAAAGGCCCGAAAATCCCCACCCGACTCCTCACCCTCGAACTCTTCAACCAGGGCATCGCCATCTCCGAGATTGCCGAAAAGCGCGGCTTTGTCTTCACCACCATCGAAAGCCACCTCGCCCAATGCCTGGAACAGGGCGAAATCACCATAGACCAATTGGTCGCAGAAGATAAACGCCAGGCCCTTGAAGAAATCGTCCTGCCCGTACTCGACAAAAACCTCGGCGAGATCAAGGCCATCGCCGGCGACGCCTACACCTACGGGGAAATCAAATATATCCTCGCCTATCTTAGACGGACGACTGCCAAAGCCTGA